The sequence below is a genomic window from Dermochelys coriacea isolate rDerCor1 chromosome 17, rDerCor1.pri.v4, whole genome shotgun sequence.
ATTGCATTTGACAGTTAAACTCTCAAACATTCTCCTAAAAATAAACTTAAGCACCACCTATTATTCCTGCCTCAAGGAATATTCCCTATTGAAGTGCTGAATATATGCTATGCCCTTTGATCTTTTCCAGCTCATGTCtgtgatgtttgttttaaatcatttatGCATTCATATTCTTCCTTTGCTTTATATAGTTTAGTTCTAGACAACACATTTTGGGGTAATGATGATAAATCCAATTCATAAAGTGGTTCAATGACTATATTACGAGAGATTTTAGATTTCAGCTAATAATCAGTTATCCAATGTATTTAAACCTTAAATGCTCTCTGCAAACATTGTAGAGTTCATTCAGAAACTTTAGTGGGCACACCAAAGTTGAATTTGGGCTCATCAACTGATTAATCCTATCTCCAAATCCGCAGTAAGATATGTGAGTAAATATTGTTATCCTAAGTTTGCAGAAGGGAATTTGAGGCAGagtggttaaatgacttgccccatGGCCACAGAGAGTGCCATGGTCAATGCATGGTGTGTTCCTTTTTAGTTTAGGGTAATAGCATCCAGCATTCCTGTAGCTTTATGAATTTTAACCATGTATGGATATTTTTCCTTGTACAATGTGTGCACAGGAGTCTTCTATAAAATGGCAATTTTTGTCCACAGTACATTAAATCTTAATGACTCAAAACAGTTGATGAACCATAGTGCATTAAAAACATGCAGggtataaatattaaatagatTGTATGTTCTGTGgggtgttttaaaatgtatttttgattattttttaattttaggcAGGATCACCAATGAAGAAGCACAGGGCATTAATTACAGTCTCAGATTTACAAGGCATTAATCTGAGACCTAAATCCGAGCTCCTACAAGCTCCCAGGACAAACCTCCTAATGTAAGGAACTTTCTACGTTCTTTGATGTCAAACAGGGAAAAGATGGTATATGTTCAGAATAATAATCATCATTGATAGTACTTGAAAAATAAGTTGGTTTtaacattttgttgttttttatcagcactcccagcaaaAATCAAATAGACCTTCGAAAACATCTTAAGAAAGTCAATATTCAGAGGTAACTTcgtttctgttttcttttgttttttaactaatcAGAAATCTAAGAATAATGCCCCTTGCAATTTTTATGATCTCTTCAGGAGTCCTGGTGGAACTCCATTAACTAACAAAGAGAACATGGAAACTGGCACAGGATTGACTCCAATAATGACACAGGCACTGAGGCGCAAATTTCAGGTAAGACTTTGTGTTTAAGTCGGtttctttttgcataaagttTGGTCGGAGTTTTAAAAGCCCAATATAAGATATTgctctaaaatattatttatctaTCTCTAGAGCTCGGCAGTGGGAGGTGAAAGTTCTTGGTGTGCCTCATGCAGCTGAGCCCATAATTACTACTACTTATAATAGTGACACTTATCTCTAATAAAACTTTCCCCCTATAGATCTTAGTGGTTTGTAAAGGAGggtcattattcccattttacagatgagaaaacagcCATAGAAAGGTGATGTGACTTGACCAAAATCAACCAGCTGGTCATggacagagctgggagtagaagccAGCTGATACCCAGACCACAGAAGACTGATACCCAGTCTACTGCCTTGTGCTACCTACCACTTAGTTAATATATGTTCAGTACTTTGAGAATGTAAAGAATGCTAGAAGTGGTAAATATTATTTGTAGCGTACAAAACAAACTTGAATCTTGGAATTTAATTCAAAGCAAAACTTAGTGCTCAATTAGATGCACAGCAGCAGCATTACAGGATTCCTCATAAACATGGCCTCTGCATCCTCCTACATGTGGGGAACACCCTTACAGAGTCTCCCCCTGTGTTCCCTTCTCCCTTAAAGTTCTTTTctcataggatttttaaatttaGGAGGAGGAACTGAAGTGATAAGGATTGGCTGGCACTTCTATAACTTTGATTCCAAACATTTGGGGCTCACTTGAAGTGGAGCTCTTTTAAGGTGCTGCTTTCCAGATGTCTCTGAGGCTCAGTGGTTGCAGGAGTACACCCCACAAGTGAGACTACACAGAGGTTCTCAAAGACTATGACTATCATGGTGGTAAGCAGCTTTTTTGGCACCAAAAAACAATAAGCTAAAAATACAACTGCTTCTGACACTGGAAAAAAacctgattaaaaataaaaaggagtacttgtggcaccttagagactaacaaatttattagagcataagctttcgtgagctacagctcacttcatcgaatgcatccgatgaagtgagctgtagctcacgaaagcttatgctctaataaatttgttagtctctaaggtgccacaagtactccttttctttttgcgaatacagactaacacggctgctactctgaaacctgattaaaaATGTTATACATGTTAGGAATCCTCTTAGACTAGCTGTTCACTTAGACGTAGGATGCAATGAATAAGAATTACTCACTATGTTATTTGTTACTGAAATCTAAATTCTAACTTGGTTCTTATTTTAACAGATGGCTCACCCAAAAACTCCCTCTCCAGTTCGGTTACATACTGCAAGCAGCTTTGATGAACAGAACTAGACCTGTGCTGCTACATTTTTATGTCAGTTGAGGGTCAGGTCGCTACTTGTCTAGCCCCAATTTTATATCACTGAGGGATAAagaatttgttgttttaaataagttTAGCACACATAAAAGTGCCATTTTGATGATCCTCAAGAGGGAAGTCTTCTATCCACCGAAGGTATAGCCTTCCCCAGAATGTCCTAATGTGCCTCTGACTTCACACTGGGGTAACTCTTCAAAGGACGAGAAGAGAATGAGGTCTCTTTGGTCCTTTTGAACATTGACTTCTGAAATTTCCAAAAAGTGTTGTCTTTTTGTGATAGAGATGCATATGTACTTGGAAGTAATTTAAATGTAATGTTGTTtgtcttacatttttttaaagatgacttTGGCAATATTTCTAatgaaatagaaggaaaaaattcaaaagaGGGAAGTAATTTAAGACTCCAGTGTTTCCAGTAACAAATAGGTTTGCAAAAGTTTTATAAATAATAGTTATGTGGCTCAATAAGAAAGTATTATTACTGTTTTCTAGCATGTACCATTTTGGCTTGTCTTTACATTAACATACCCAATGTGAGACAATACTGTTCCAGGGGACTGGAAGTGAGGAATTCCTAAGTTCCTGGCTCtcccactgacttgctatgtgaccttgggcatggtCACTAAAtgtgtctcaatttccccatctgcaaaatttgGCTTATGATACTGACCTCACAGGAAAGTTGTGATAATTAACTAATATTATTAatgaaatgcttcaaaatggaaaGCTCAGAGGTCCTAACTGGTGTTATAGGAATGGAAGGAACATGCCTGGCTCCTAAACAAATACATAGTTACTATAAGCCACCTTAAACTCCTATTGccaatatccagtcttgattatAATTATTACATGTTTACACTGCATATTTTCCACCAGTGATTACACATTTCCTATTGTACTAACTTGAAACTAAACCACTAAAATAGCCCTGAtcattctttttatatataaaaataaacatgaatgtTGACAGGCTGGaggtttttccttttaattgaaTATGCAaacataggtgctagaactaggggtgctgcagtGGCTTCCATTATATGGAGGGTTtagtttggtttaatggctctcagcactctcactataaaaattgttccagcaccctcgTATGCAAAATTTCAAGGGGGAAGGAGCTGGAACTAGCGGAAATGCCCCTAGAATTTCACTTGATGTGGCTTTTGCAAGTTGAAGTAGGAAGCTCTGTCAGATCCCTGCTCAGTTCCATAGCTTAGAAAGGTCACCCCACTTTTCCCTGGAAGGGCTACAGTACTAATCCATTGTTTGCAGGATGGAATTAGAAGTTAGGCTCCCCTAGGTACATATTTCCTCTGGGTTGTGGGTGATTGGAAGGAGAGTTGCTGGGTGCAAATCTCCTGGCATAGCCTCTCTCCGCGGGGTGCTGCTGTTTGATGGGGGATAACCCATCGGCTCCCTGGACGTCGTCTGCCCTAGTTTCCCGCATCGTTTTCCCTTCCCTCCGCACCCACCCAACCGAGCAACCCCCGTGGCTGACGGAGCAGCGtctgagggcagggggagggcttCGCCTGCTCAGCAGCGGCCCGACTTGTAAGCATGCGCAGGAACCCCACCGGCTTCTGGACTTACCGCGCAGGCTCCGCTGTGGCGCATGCCCAGTAGCTCCGAAGGCCGTGTGGCCCAGGGGGGCGCCGCGCTACCTCGGCGATGACCGTGCCGGTGAGCCTGCGGGAGCTGCTGCGGGGCGGCGGCGGGGCAGAGGGGAGCGGCGGGGCGggcgccccgccccccggccccggggaggaggaggcggcggtgGTGTGCGTGGTGGGCATCTTCGGCAAGACGGCCCTGCAGCTGAGCTCCGAGAAGGCGGCGCTGGTGAGCACCGTGTGCGACCGGCAGGTCTTCCCCCTCTTCCAGCGGGAGGGCGCGGGGCCAGGCCGGGCCGAGCCTAGGGCTGGCGGGGAGCTCGGGAccggagaggaggaggaggaggaggccgccgcccctcctccccaggaCTACAACCTGCTGCAGGCCTATTACAGCCAGGAGAGCAAGGTGCTGTACCTGGTGCTCACCTCCATCTGCGAcaccccccagctgctgcaggcctgCAGGGACCTCAGCGCCGGGGACGCCAGGGTGCCGGGGCTCGGCCACCCCACTGGCGCCCCGCTGCCCCATGCCGAGGCCCATGAGTTCTGGAAGCACCAGGAGAAGCTGCACTGCCTGAGCCTCCTCTACCTCTTCTCCGTCTGCCACATCCTGCTGATGGTGCACCCCACCTGCTCCTTCGACATCACCTATGACCGTGTCTTCAGGGCCTTGGATGGGCTGAGGCAGAAGGTACTGCCCTCCCTCAAGGCTGCCATCAAGGACTGCCCGGTTGGCAAGGAGTGGAAGCTCAACTGCAGACCGTGCCCACCccgcctcctcttcctcttccagctTAATGGGGCCCTGAAGGTGGACCCCCCACCAGGCAGGGGGCAAGATCTCTGTGGCCAGCTGGAGAAGCCTCCGCCCAAGAAGCATTCACCCAAGAGGAGGTTGCAGCATGCCCTAGAGGACCAGATCTACCGCATCTTCCGTAAGAGTCGGGTGCTGACCAACCAGAGCATCAACTGCCTTTTCACTGTGCCTGCTAACCAGGCCTTTGTCTACATTGTGGCTGGTGGGGCCCAGGATGGAGAGGACCCGGTAGCcatgctgctggagcagctcagAGGCAACTGCACAATGAAAGAGACAGATTCCTTGCTGGCACCCACCTTGGCGGGGCCCAGGAGATATCAGATGATGAGACATGGGAGGCAGCAGCTGTCCTTCCATGTTGAGAGTAGCAGTAGCAGCTCCAGTTCCTCTGGGCAGTTGGTGGACTGCACCCTTAAGGAGTTCCTgtggcagcatgtggagctggTGCTAAGTAAAAAAGGCTTCGATGATAGTGTGGGGAGAAACCCTCAGCCCTCTCACTTTGAGCTTCCCACATATCAGAAGTGGGTTGCTGCAGCTCAGAAATTGTATGAAGTTGCCATTGAGGGGAAAGATGATGACCCAGCTTCCCCCGCTGGGGAACTGACCTCCAAAATCATGGGAAGCATCAAAGTCTTGGAGGGGTACCTAGATATAGACACCAAGTTTTCTGAAAACCGTTGCCAAAAGGCTCTCCCCATGGCCCACAGTGCCTACCAGTCCAACCTGCCCCACAACTACACTATGACAGTTCATAAAAATCAGCTAGCACAAGCCTTGCGTGTGTACAGCCAGCATGCCCGGGGACCAGCCTTTCACAAGTATGCCATGCAACTTCATGAAGACTGTTACAAGTTCTGGAGCAACGGGCATCAGCTTTGTGAGGAGCGAAGTTTAACTGATCAGCACTGTGTGCATAAATTTCACTTACTCCCAAAATCAGGTAACTAAGCTCAGTTGTGTTAGGATCCTTTTGTAGTTTACAAGTTTTAAGCCATAGGAAAACATTTTATCTGACTGGCCATTGAATTTTAAAactggctttattttaaaataaatactatgaAGTACAGTAAATCATAGACTCTAAAAATAGGTCTTGTGACTAATGTTAATGTTATGAAAAGtgcaggaatgaggggtttataTTCCATTTCTCTGTTTATTGAAGGAATAGTTATAGCAAAGGCCGTGTTGCAGCATTCCCTTAATTCCCCCTACTGATGTGCCTAATCCTGATTGGGAGGTAATTCCACTCCCAGGAATTTAATATAGTTGAGTTTCCATGGTCTGTTCAGTCCTTGCTGTCTGTGCAGAGACTGCCAGTTGTAGTGGTGGTGTATGCAATATGTATTCGTGGAATGggaccaccaaactcatttcgtAGAGGACAAAAAACAGTGATCGGATGGTGATAACAGGTGTATTAGAACAAGTAATCTAGAGGTTAAAGGCTCCATACCCTATTCTCAGTCATCACTTTTCCCCCCCAATGTAACTTTGATTTAGAACCTCCCCCCAAACTAATTGCTACTTGGTGTGAAAAAGGGTTGCAGGATTGGACTCATTAATTACTTGGGTTCTCTCCATGCTAGTTGGACATATGTTTCCTGCTAGGAAGGATGTAAGAAAGATGGTTTCCTAGGGAGGTGCGAAACACTATTTTAAAGTAGAGCCATACTGTGCAAGGAATAGAACTTTCAAGGCATATATATAAATAGCCAGAAGAACCATTTGTCCTTTCAAGCAAGATCTTGTAAGTGTCATAGTTAAGACCTAGCTGCACCTTTGAACCTGTCTGAGTACATCCCCTCATGTGTTAGTTCTCTTGCCTTCACCTGGTAAAAGGACAACATAATTTTCACACTCTGAGATCTGGTCACTGGGCTACAGCATCCTCTGTGCTATGCAGGATTACTCTGCAGGCCTGACTGGGCTCCTGTGGTTAACACAGTGACCCAAAACAGCCATACAAAACaatgtattgttttatcttaacaGTAGGACAAGGCATATTGAGAAAAAAGGATTTCAACACAATAAAAGGTCTATATGCATATTTGCCTTACCTAAAGGCTTAGGTAGTCCTAGTTTATTCTTGAGCCCTTTGCCTCCAGGGATTGGGGTTCAGTCTACTCCCCAGCAGTCTTTGCCTCATTTTTTCCTGTCCTTCAGAGACCATCTTCTTATCCATCCAAACTTCATTGTTCCAGTTTCCTCTGCTTGGATCCCCCTATGGGGACTCCCAAGCCAGATTGTTGAAATCTGCTTGGTCAGAGGTAAAATTTAAACTAAATGATAGTTGCATTGTCTATTAAGTATTGATAAATGGGGGACTATCTATCCTCTGCTTGAATTAACCCCTTGCAGTCATATAGCAAACACAATATCAATCAAACGGGTGGGACATAAATTATTACATAGCAGCTCCACATCCTGCATAATAATCAATTGGCAAGAAAGGCAGCTCAGTGTGTACAAAGGGCCTTTGTAACTGGCTGTATAACAAACACTGGGAAGGGAAGTTGCATGGTAAATTGGCAATTTTGGAAAGTaatcgggggagggagggagcgtgAGGGATCATTGCAGAAGAGGGTTGAAGTTAGCTAAATTATACAAGTAGCTCTCCAGATGGGGTGAAGCAAACTCCAATTAATCTTGTtactttttcaggggaaaaaccAGAGCCAGATAGAAACCCTCCAGTGTTGTATCACAACAGCCGGGCTCGCTCCACTGGTGCCTGCAACTGTGGGAGGAAACAAGCACCCCGGGATGATCCCTTTGATATCAAAGCAGCCAATTATGACTTCTATCAGGTAATCATTAGCTTTCCATTTTTGcttcaaaaggaaatattatttattaagcCATAGCTATgcttgtgctgtacaaacaaggcACAGCTGATCCTAAAGAGTCCAAAGAaaaagttaagaggtgacttgattgtgGTCTATAAGTGTCTTtgaggaggggggggagaaaaagtGATTGAATGCGgaagctagccaaattcagactagaaataaggtgcacatttttaatagcaagggtaattaaccattggagtaATTTGCCTAGAGATGTGGTGGATCCTCTGTCACTTGATGTttgtaaatcaagactggatatctttctaaataTATGTTTTATAGTTTTAATAGAAGTTATAGGCTCGATGCAGGAATTCCTGcaaagattctgtggcctgtgttatgcggGAGGTGATGCTAGATGATCATACAGTCCCTTCAGGCTTCAAAATCGGAGTCTAGGTCTGAGACAGACAAAACAGTGCAGACACAACTAGTACTTAGTGTTTCAATAAGAATTAGAGCTGGCATGGAAGTACTGCACTgccttttttaaaactgtctttGCGTTAGtttgttttaaggagggatttgatggAAGAAAAGTGAGTCCTCTGATCCCAAGGAGAGAGAGACCTAAGTGAAAAGGGGGCATGGGAGAGAGCCTAAAACTCCCTTCTTTGTAAATATTACCTTTTTCTTATCCTGCTCCTGTAAGACCCAAACAGCTTACTCCTATTGCCTTAACAGCATTTGAgtactcagtaccttgcaggatcagacccaagcCATCTGAATAGCTTGGTGAACAACCTATTCATTTTCCATGAAAGCAGTAAAGTATGGGCTTTTCTACAATTACAAATTTGTACCACTTTGACTATACTAggatagttaaagcagtacaattcCCTACTTTCTATTAGGGGTTCAGCAATAATAGtatcgtttttgtttttttgccagaagctgggaatgagtgacagggattggatcacttaatgattacctgttctgttcattccctctggggcacctgtcactggccactgtcggaagatggcCTActagatactgggctagatggacctttggtctgacccagtagggccattgttatgttcttaCAGTATCAAGGTGCTTGTATTGGTGTAGCTTATAAGGGAAGgtgtaaggcacctttataccaatataactttATCCTCATCCTTTATCCTTTATCCTAGAGAGTGCACTGATTTTTAACTGGTTGTGTAGAAAATCATACCCCTAACAAAAATAGTTATAGTAGTACAAAAACAGAGTGTAGACGAGGCTTAAGCATAACAGTTATGTGCATAGTGTCTGTAGTTCATTCAGAAGTGCACTGGTTCCCACTTCACCGAAAGAGAGCCTCTAAATATTTGCTTGAGGCTATGTTGCGTTGATTTGTTAATATTATAGCTTATTATCTTAAACTACATTCAGTTAGTTTTATGATTCAGAGCTATGTGAACATTGAGACTACAGATGACAAGTTAACTGTGTTCCATCTTTCACAGCTGCTGGAAGAGAAATGTTGTGGGAAACTGGATCACATCAACTTCCCAATATTTCAACCAAGTACAcctgatccagcaccagccaagAATGAGACCTCACCTGCCCCTTTAGAAGGAGAAGTTGAGAAACTTAAAGAAAAAGAGCCTCAAACCCAGGGAGAAAGCACAAGCCTGAGTTTAGCCCTTAGTTTGGGTCAATCGACAGATAGCCTGGGCACCTACCCAGC
It includes:
- the SMG8 gene encoding protein SMG8 codes for the protein MTVPVSLRELLRGGGGAEGSGGAGAPPPGPGEEEAAVVCVVGIFGKTALQLSSEKAALVSTVCDRQVFPLFQREGAGPGRAEPRAGGELGTGEEEEEEAAAPPPQDYNLLQAYYSQESKVLYLVLTSICDTPQLLQACRDLSAGDARVPGLGHPTGAPLPHAEAHEFWKHQEKLHCLSLLYLFSVCHILLMVHPTCSFDITYDRVFRALDGLRQKVLPSLKAAIKDCPVGKEWKLNCRPCPPRLLFLFQLNGALKVDPPPGRGQDLCGQLEKPPPKKHSPKRRLQHALEDQIYRIFRKSRVLTNQSINCLFTVPANQAFVYIVAGGAQDGEDPVAMLLEQLRGNCTMKETDSLLAPTLAGPRRYQMMRHGRQQLSFHVESSSSSSSSSGQLVDCTLKEFLWQHVELVLSKKGFDDSVGRNPQPSHFELPTYQKWVAAAQKLYEVAIEGKDDDPASPAGELTSKIMGSIKVLEGYLDIDTKFSENRCQKALPMAHSAYQSNLPHNYTMTVHKNQLAQALRVYSQHARGPAFHKYAMQLHEDCYKFWSNGHQLCEERSLTDQHCVHKFHLLPKSGEKPEPDRNPPVLYHNSRARSTGACNCGRKQAPRDDPFDIKAANYDFYQLLEEKCCGKLDHINFPIFQPSTPDPAPAKNETSPAPLEGEVEKLKEKEPQTQGESTSLSLALSLGQSTDSLGTYPADPQGGGDNAETHGQASESKSEKRPSLVDRQASTVEYLPGMLHSNCPKGLLPKFSSWSLVKLGPAKAYNFHTGLDQQGFIPGTNYLMPWDIVIRTRAEDEGDLDTNSWPAPNKAVPGKRSAVVMGRGRRRDDIARAFVGFEYEDARGRRFMCSGPEKVMKVMGSGPKESAIKALNSDMPLYILSSTQGRGLKPYYAQFIRLFVVVPDAPLQIILTPQVQPGPPPCPTFYPEKQEITLPPDGLWVLRFPYAYVTERGPCFPPKENQQLMSYKVVRGILKAITQ